TTGATCTTGAGGAGGAATCTTTGCTCTGTAAGTTATGTgccaatttatttttaaaatcatttCCTGTACCATTATCTTACATTGCTTTGTGTTTTTGAAGATTTGCAGACAGAACTGGGACAGCTGAGCCTGAGTGACGACACGACTTACCTACCCTTGCTTGAGATGACACAGGTGATATTTATAAGTTGGCCCTTCATTCATTTCCCAAACTCCTCTTCTTAGTGTATTAAAATTCTCTAATATGATATATGTAGGACATATTGAGTTGGATGGACCAAAGAAAAACTACACTGACGAAGCGTGATTTCCAGCACCATTTCCGCTGGTTAGTATTCAATATTATAACTGTGGTggctattttttattttcttcctttGCTGATGGGGGACATCTTctcattattttgttttttgtcatgTAATTACCAACTCAGTTGGACCGGAGATAAAGCTTCAAAAGAGCTACAAGAAGCTAATATATCCGTGCAAAATTTTCCAATCTTGCAGCAATGTGCCAAAAAAGTAATTATAATTATCAAAATTCAGTGTGATGAATCTTCTAATGCTATTTGCCATTTTTTGCTAAACTTTGTAATGATTTGCATCACTCCGAAGGCAATCCGAATTGCTTCAGAGGCTGAGCCAGATGTTTCTCATTTAACTGGGATGGCATCGCTAGTCCTGGAAGGTAATTTAACTCCACTTTCATGTTTTTCGTATTCCTAATGCAATAAAGTTTTATAATTGGTTGTCATCATACAGGGTTGTTCTCTTCACTCAGCTATTTCTTCTCTGAGAATGGCATCCATGTCCACAACTTTGAACTGGCATTGCAAAGAGTTGCGAGGAAAGATGAAGGCAAAGGTCACTTTCTTTTAATGCTTAAGCTCTCTGTTTTGCTTAGGCAGCTATGTCATATATTGAAGGATGATGAATTTGGCGCATTGCCCTGGTTGATCCCAACAAATGCAAATTCTGAAATAAGAGAAGTATGGTCTTGTTAAATTGTTATAGAACTCACACTTTGAAAGAGTGGACAAGGTCTGGTATTATACTATATTGCATGGTGAAAATTTATAGGGTTCCGCattcttcattttcttaatAGTATGTCAAGGTTTCTTATGGAGGATGGTGAATATTAATAAGTTTTTAAAATCAAGTGAACAAAGTCTATCTTGATGAAAATTTTCCAAACTTTGAAAACGATAATCATAATCAAAATGAATATAAGTTTATTAGTTGTAGAAGTACATGAGTTCAGAATTGGTTCTCATGTATTTATTCTTATCATTTCTAGCAAGGACTGAAGTCTTGAATGCTAGTTGATACAATGAAGTCTCTCTTGACAGTTGACACTAATGCCCTTGAATTtacatttttataattatgatGTGAAAATGAGTTCATGattctcctcttcttctccttTTGGAATTATATGCAAAATGAGTATGATCAGTTATTGCAAAATGTACATACTGAGTTACTTGTTGTTTGCACTCTAGAGTTCAGGAAACTGGGCTTTATCTATCTTTAGCTGATTTAAAAGCATAATGCTATTAGTGCGTGGAAATGTTACAGGTGGTTGGACCAACACTTTCAGTTTGTGGTGCTTGAATCCTGCTGTCGTTTTTAAAAGCATTGCTGAATCTGCACAATCAGTGATTCTAACTTCAGGGTAAACATATTTCAGGACATTAATCATTTTCAGGAatacatatgtatatattaatatataatattatattttcgcTATCTTTGCAGAACTCTTTCACCATTGAATACTTTCTCATCTGAACTTGGCGTTCAGTTTGGCACTTGTCTGGAAGCCCCGCATATCATAGATGTTGATTCGCAGGTAGACTGACTATTTCTGTTCAGAATTGGTTTTGTTTTTCCTAGACTAGAGAGCTTGGTCACTAATCATTATCTTCCACAGGTGTGGACAGCTGCAATCTCCACTGGTCCTGGTAACTATCCACTTAATGCTAGCTACAAGACTGCAGATGATTATGCTTTCCAGGTATTATGCTAATTATAACTATGCTTGAAGTCAAAAGAATCTTGTTTTTTTGGTGCACATGAAAATTTTCCGTGTTCATGTAAAAAAGGATGCAGTTGGCACATCTTTGGAGGAGATATGCAAAGTCGTTCCTGGTGGTTGTCTAGTTTTTTTTCCTAGCTACAAGCTATTGGATAAACTAAGCACCAGATGGCAGGAAACGGGCCAATGGTCCCGATTAAATGCTCAAAAATCTGTTTTTGTTGGTAAGCTTCTGATTGCTGCACACTAGAAGCATGCGTTTTATAATTGGACATGGGAAAGCTAATTTACTTCTAATTGGTGTTGTTCTCTCTTCCCCTATATAATTTGTTTCAGAACCAAGAGGGAGCAGCCAAGATTCTTTTGAGGCTACTCTAAAGGACTACTATTATTACATAAGTCATGGCACAAGAAAGTCGAAAGGGAAAAAGATTAGGGGCAGAACGCTTGGCCTTAAAAATAGCAACGCGGTTGAGTCCACAAAAGATATTAAGAAAGAAGGGGCAGCTTTTCTAGCAGTTTGTCGAGGCAAGGTAATTCATTGCATATTTTAAAAACATGTCTGTGTATGGGCATCCATTTGTTGACCAGTTTAGTTAGTCCTATATATTCCTTAAATAACCATTAAGTTGTTCAAGTACAAAGAAGAACTTTTTGAGCACTGATCATTGTACAATAGACACAAGTGGATGAGTATTCATTACATGGACAAACACAACTACCTGCTTATCTTCAGCTGTTGAATTTTGCTTGAGAGATATCTTTAAGAAGCATTCACATCTAATATGATGATTACAGGTGTCTGAAGGGATGGATTTCTCGGATGACAATGCTCGAGCTGTTGTATCCTTCACATTCTTTTTTTCAGATTGGATTATATTACCGATGAACATTACTGCCATAAAATTAATTGGGGGATAGGGTGTGCTGAATTGGCtgatgatttttatttaatttttaagtcTGTTTCTACTTTGCCTGATGTCCTGTGTATTTTGCATCTTATCAAAAACATGACACGCCTGTCAAATTTTGCTGTTCCTTAACTATGCTAGGTTATTGTTGGGATTCCCTTTCCTAATGTGTAAGTATTCCTCTCATATACTCTTTTGTTAACGAGGTATAGTGTCTTACTTAGTCATTCATGATCATTGTTTACAGTTATGATATTAAAGTTGCTCAGAAGAAGAAGTTCAATGATACAAATGAGTTCTCAAAGAACCTTTTAAGTGGGAATGAGTGGTATTGTCAGCAAGCCTTTCGGGCTCTAAACCAGGCTGCCGGTAGATACTCTTCATCCTAAAATTTGTTTCTCCAACTCTCTTTCATGTATGCACAGTTTGTTCTTTCCTAAATTGCTCTTTCAGTATTTCATTGCCATGATACTTACTTCATTGCCTTTTGTAGGTCGTTGCATTCGGCACAGGTATGACTATGGAGCTATCATATTTTTAGGTACTGATAACTTGCGATCCATCTTCCTTGCTAAATTGTACAAAGttaattgaaattttgaaatttgtagTAGTACAAAGTTAATTGTTTTCTGTATGCAGACGAGCGGTTCCAGAGAGAGACAAATCGAGCATACTTATCTAAGTGGTTGCGCAAGTCTATTAGGCTCTACAACAACTTTGAAGAATCACTAGACGgtttaaaatcattttttagaGATGTGAAGGTAATGCAGTAGATGCATAATTTACTATCCGATAAATTATGAATGAAGTTAACATTATATTGGTCTTCTGGCCTTCTTGAATGCAGCTTCATACTGGAATAACAACTTCATCACAAGATCTGGTGGGAGACAGTGAAAACATAATGCCCATAGATATGAAGATGGAagcaaagaagaaaaacaataaAGTAGCGAATGCTAAATGTTATCAAAAGAAAGCAGAAGCGAAAAATGCATCCATTGGTGAAAAAGCTGCTCGGTTGAACCACCCAACATTTTCTGCTTCAAGATACGATTCTCCGTCCAGTGGAACTAGAACCGAAGTAGTTATTGTACCAGATGATGACGATGCTCCTACTTGCTGCAAGTACATTGACATAGAGTGTAATTCTGAAAAGCGATCCAGGTATACCTCATAGCCTTTACATTGTGGCAGTTCTCTGATTTTTGATAAAATACTCAATCAGACAATTATAGTATTGATTGCTGTATCATCCTGTTTCTTAGTAGTTTTATTTTAAACCAATATTTATTGGGTTTCTTCAATTTATTGATTCACAAGATATAACCAAACGGGGCATACTTTTTACAATATCGTTGCTGACATAAATGCTACatatgcagatcatctggaacACGTTTGGTGGAGTCGTCTGCAGATGATCCTGAGCTTACCGTTGTTAAAGAAACGCCAGGGATAAATTGCAGGGGCGAGACAACTACTGAGGTCTACTCAAGAGATGATTGTGCAAGTCCGAGGGCAACCCATTTATTTAGTGCATTTCCTCATCGATCTTCTTCTCATCCAAGATCTGTCCAAAACTGTCTTTCTAGCCCTACTCTCACATGTTCAGAAATTGCCACTCCCGAGCAAGGAACTGCTTCTAAAGTAGACAACCAAGAACCTGAAGCAGAATCACGCTGGAGTGCCAATTCAAATTtcggaaaaagaagaaagatcAACTGTTTGTCATCAGTCAGCCGTCTCCATGAGTTTAGCAATCCTGAAAAGGACTGCCGAAAATTTAAGCCATCTCTCTCAACACCGAATAGTCCTGCTGTATCCCGTATCTCTTCTGATCACAACAGAGACGAGGGACTACGATTATTCTGCTCACACTGCAAAAACCCATTGGGCCTTCCAGAAAATGATTTACTAGTAAAGTGCTCTCACATTTCAACATCAAAAACTCATTTGATATCTCTTCTGAAGAAGGCTTCGGAACCTGAAGCTTTAATACCGTCAAGCGTGGATGTTTTGGTATCTGACGCGCCATCAGTCCATCCACGTGTCCTCACATCTCAGGAAAGTGCTTGCGGGCAGGGGATTTGGTGCAAGGAAGATGGATGCGTGTTCAACTCTATATTCTGCCCCTTCTGTGACCAGTCAGACAACTGCATTGGTGTTCATGTGGTGGCCACGGATGAATTGAATACGCAGTTCCAAAATAAGGTTCGAGTCTTCATGTTCTTAAAGAAAACTAGTTTCTTCTTTTGTCTGCAACTTTAGACTCATATGTGTGCTTGTTTGATAATATTCAGATATTATTCTACCGGGATAGCTTGGAGATCAAGAAGTTTGAAGCAGAGATGAAGAAAGTTGCAAAATCAGAAAGGGTAAACACTAAACAATAATGATACTTTGTAAATTGAAATTATGCAGTGAAATGGGGTGTATAGCATGTGCATTAGAGAATACGAAAATACACGATTCCTAGTGAGCAGTGATTACATACATCCTAGATTTCCAATTTGTCTTGATCTGATTCTTGAATGAGAACCAAGGCATCTAGAAATGTTTATCTACAAAACCTCATGTTTTACTCAATCATAGGTTTCGCCTTCACATGGTGGCTCAAGTGTGGTTGAAAACACAAGTCCCAACGTGTTTGAGAAGTTTGCATATACTTCACCGGTTCAAGCTTCTGGAGGTTGGAGGTGCCCGAAATCACGGGTAAGAACACAACAACCATCACTTATACTACAGATGACCTTGTTGAAATGACCTTGTTGGTATTATTGCAGATGCGCCTGCCAAAGAAGGCATAGATTGTTACGATGCAGTGAATTAGTAGAGTCTACGGTGCAAATTGTGGAAAGGATTTGGACATTGGTAGGAGTACATTATTACCTCATGAAAATAAGGTATTGAAGGTGCTATATGTGTGAAGCAGATGACTGTATGAATATGATTTTTGTTCAAGTTTCTATGTAAATGAAAATCACATTGCATTAGTAATGAAATCTAATGTAACTATGTCCACCAGCAATGCATAGTAGAAGTTtagtttttctaatttttggCTGCAAAACATTTGGGGTAGAGAGTTTTTGCAATGACTGAGTTTTgttgtatatgtatatatatatatatatatatatgttggcATTTGGATATTCTTTTTGAATACTTATTtgaatttttgtaattttgatGTTTGAATATGTTGTTGATGGAATTAGCTGTTAATGTCTGGATGGATTATTACTTTCATCCAATTTTCCTTTAACATTTAAATGTTTGGATGACCATATTATTATCTTTTGAAACGACATACGAATTGTAAAAATAAGTTTCGAGAATTATAAGCaggatgtgatcaattgctaagagcatccccatccgtgctcttaaATAAGAGTACGGAGGTGGGCCCAGATTCACTTTTACTCTCTGTTCTAAAAAATCACATCCCCATCAATTGCTTTAAAAATCaatggttttttttattatgaaattttaaataagATGAAGTGATGGAAATTTAAACATATATCTCTATTTGTATGTTAGTTATAGCAGCCAAAAACTGGATACTGAGGcagatattttaataaaaaaataaaaccaagTAGTCCACTAACAAACAAATATTAGTGCTATATAAAAATCACAAGTTCATTTGAATAAACGAAACTGTAGCTAATTTAATATGTCGAAAATCAAAGTGTGCACAATCTAGGGCATGTTCATGAATACACGAGACGAGACTGTCAATTCTTGAAGCACTGTTAATGAGGTACAAACCCAAATAACCCACATATCCTGTCATTTCCAAATACTTCAAACACAAATTTAACGTAGACATTCAACATCTGCAAAATAAAACGCATGCATTAATATGTGATTTTTGTAAATATATGTTCAAAAAGTAAAGATGAATATTACTTCAATCTGCCTATATGGAGCCACTAGGAGGCACAACCGTTGGAGTTGGTCACGTATGCACCATGGCATCCCGGAAAGGAGTCCAACATGATTGAGTTTACCATCTCCTTCTGTATAATTGAGTTCGGTAAACTTAGGAGTGTTACTAAGTTGCATCACTCGGCCTCAAATAATGACCCCTCAAATACTCACTCCAGTGTCAAATAAACTAAGCTAATCGTGTCGCGAATTAAAATGAAACCGTCAAACTTTCAAGAGCAAGAGAATTTGTGACCAAAGTCTTGATCGTTAGCACGCATGTTAGATAGAAGCAAGTCTTTAATGCAGCCAAGACTGTGTAAAAAAATGGTATTTGGAAGTCTAAGAAATTCAAGGCTCACACTAAGGACACCAAATATGTGAATTTTTTCAGCTTTTTTAGGCAAGGCAAACTCAAAGCACCTCTCACACTTGTCATCTTCAACAAATGACATGTCCACCTTAAACTCGATTGCCTCTATATGAATTCAAGACATGGTGGATCATACTTTGGTGCTTTGATAAATTAAGTCGGTACTGATTTGTTGTACCGTCAGTCCATATAAATTTTGGGAAATTGATATGAGTGACGTAACAATGGAGATGACGCCAATGTTTTGAAAGTATGCTAGTAGCTGTACTTTCTCGAATGCCCAGAACAGAGATTATATATATTAGAATATCAGTCGGCAATTTGCTAATTATAGTAGGGTTAGGATTAGGGTTTAGGATGAtaataaggaaaaaaaattatatgcaCCAATTAATCTTCATCAGATAATTGAGTAAAAGTATTTCTTACCTTGTTCACAAAAAGCTCTAGGAATTAATGGTTGGAAACCAAAAAACCCTAATCACAAAGATAATCCAAATCCAATGAGCAACaattaattgataaaaaaaGAAGACAACATCCAAATTTTAATAGGGAAGAAAATTAACATGAATAATATACGCAACCTTGAGTGGTACTCACAAAGTAATCAATGAAAGCTTAATTGGGAATGAAGAACTTTAATGGAGTTAGGGTTATAGATACAAATCCTAGAATCAATGTATATTGGCTTGTATAGGTAGGTATATTCCGTTTTATATTACAGCTGaacttatttttattaatacgttaatttcatatttcaatttataatttaaattaatgaatacacaagttttataaaaaaaattgacgttttttttaatcataataTTTTGTTAAAGGAAGACATATTTGTGATAATTCCTTATTTTGAGACAGATTTTATagtttttacaaaataaaatcagTTAACAAACAagtgaataaaattaaaatccataCCTAGGAGTATTAGTGAAAACGAAGAAACCTGGCAAAGGGAAAGAGAAGGGCTACACTACAAAATGCTAATGAGcttttattactttattccattaatattatatagtattataGGAATATAATATACTCTATATCATTTCTGTATAATATATATGGAATAATTAGCATAATATAGCTAATTGGCCTTTATactttatttgtataatatttcaattaaatcataaaatttgattacattttactattaatattaaaaagttaagttatttttttttcaattagcACACCGATATACAATATAATATAgcagtagtaatattttttgatGTGAAGTTCAAAATGTTAATGAAATAAGGAGTGTaatgatttattatttttttatatatttcaactaaataaatttattttgagcACTATCAAAGGCGACATTCTATATAcagaattaagaaaaattaaaatttcttgaATTCATATTCTTATTTAACAAATTTGATCGTATTAAACACATAACTTCATTTTGTCTCGGTAATCCATTAAACACATTTTAACCTCTCAATTAATCGTCGTTTGgctaattattattattagttaaATTAAACTATATGCATTAAACTATTATATCCCGCCAAATCACCCGCGAgaattatatttttcattatattttgcTTTATGCTGTACTaccatatttaattaattaaattaatacacATTAATGAATAATCACACATTTAATTCTCACTCAACATCTTCTGCATCTCATTCTTCTCGCCAAACCCTAATCATCGATTTCTGCTGTTTTTCATCTCAGATTTCAGATGAAGGCAGGAAAATCTAATGCCGTTTCCAGAAAGCCGGATAGCAGGTTATTAACGATCTTAATTTTGCTTTTCTAGTtcaattattttgtttgattgcacttcacaattttttttactgtttttaattaatttgatgaCTGCGATTCCGTGAATGGAGCTATGATGCCGCGATTAATTTTATTAGTTAATCATCGTTTATGTGACTACTTTTCGAGAATTATTTTTCAGAATTTAAAttgaagaaaacaaaatttgatGAATTTAGCTCAAGGTTTGATTTTGTTGTTTGGTTGCATTAATCTGGTTCAGTTAATATATAATTGAAGTTattgcatattttttttgtaaatttcatGTTATTTGAAGGTTTGGTTGTCTTGCTTGCCACATTAAGTCAGTAAAGCCTTTAGAATTTCATGTTTTTTAGATTTCTGTGGATGTGATTATGATTCTAGTTGTTTTATTCTTTGATTCTTGAGCTCCCCTGCTTTAGATTGAGGTCCTTTTGATGATTATGCTAGGCTTTCTGTGAAAAAGCAGACGAAGAAGGAGAAGCAGGCTGCGAAGGACCCCAACAAGCCGAAGAGGGCTGCGAGTGCCTTCTTTGTTTTCATGTATGCTGATTTCGTGCTCAATCTTTCTTCGTTTTTCAGAAGCTACGTACTCAAAAGTGTTTCCATTTGTAATTGAGTCGAAACGACATTTCTGATAATTCTGTGTTTTGTGATTACAGGGAGGGCTTTAGGAAGGAGTACAAGGAAAAACACCCCAACAACAAATCTGTTGCTGCTGTAAGTGTCTCTTTTTCTCGATCCGATCATAATGTAGAATCTGATAAGAGTCGAATTGGGATGTAACAGGTTGGTAAAGCTGGTGGTGATGAGTGGAAATCTATGAGTAAAGAGGTAACTTTTTGCTCTTGATTGATGAATGAGCTTTTGCTTTTTGCATATCAATCAAATCCCTTTTCCGTGTGCAAAACGAAAAAAACAGGACAAGGCCCCCTTCGTTGCAGTTGCAGAGCAGCGAAAGGAGGAATACGAACGTCAAATGAGGGCATACAACAAGAAGATGGTAAAATCATACCATCATTGGTTAAATGCTGGTAGTGCATTTTTTGTGATTCTTTTCGAGTGCTGAGTGGCTTTTGTTGATCTCATAGGCTGGCGAGGAAGATGAGGAGTCGGACAAGTCTCAGTCTGAGGTGAATGATGATGAAGACGAGGAGGGGAGCGGGGAGGTTAGCGTAAGTGAAGCTCGATATTTTCATTCATCTCTTGCTCACAAtttttgggcaaaatttgggtACAAGAAACTTAATTTTTTTGTGAATCTAtataggaggaagaagaagaagatgacgaCTGAGTAAATTTTGAAGATGAGTATGCTTTGCTTACAGTCATATATTGTATATGGAAACTCTCCTTCCACATCTCCACAACATAATTAGGACAAAAATCTTTTAGTTTAGCACTGATGCAATGTTTTGAATCTGCTGTAAAACTTATTTTCAGGCATTTATTTGGAGCTTTTTGGTATCTTGCTTTTATTTTGCTCTTCTATCCCTATATTTACTTGAAGATGATGATATGCTTTTCTTCattgaaacaaaattttgggTGGTTATTGGTTTTGGACATACTTTATATTAACTTTGATTGATTTAATATTACTGAATATTAACATTAGCTGGTAAAATGTTTGGTGTTAATTAGtagaatttaattttaaagaaatctactatatattaatatagaaatca
This sequence is a window from Salvia splendens isolate huo1 chromosome 14, SspV2, whole genome shotgun sequence. Protein-coding genes within it:
- the LOC121763750 gene encoding HMG1/2-like protein; amino-acid sequence: MKAGKSNAVSRKPDSRLSVKKQTKKEKQAAKDPNKPKRAASAFFVFMEGFRKEYKEKHPNNKSVAAVGKAGGDEWKSMSKEDKAPFVAVAEQRKEEYERQMRAYNKKMAGEEDEESDKSQSEVNDDEDEEGSGEVSEEEEEDDD
- the LOC121764937 gene encoding Fanconi anemia group J protein homolog; translated protein: MEDSTSPSEKPKNLKSAPKSGGRSSTNTIHIGGIPVEFPYKPYGTQLAFMNRVISTLDRAQREGHCHALLESPTGTGKSLSLLCAALAWQQNQKLKNIRNNLTHSSSRADPQAVSDPINHGGGFIPETQPSGNQPPATSAKKEKQRLAPIIFYASRTHAQISQVIREYKKTPYRVSMAVLGSRKHYCTNPYLRGDEKVDEQCRLLLKNKEDSCPEYKNVHKVRGHPSLRKGGCYEVHDIEDLVKIGQEVKGCSYFAAHSMAEEAELIFCPYNYIINPIIREGLEVNMRGSIIILDEAHNIEDIARDGGSIDLEEESLLYLQTELGQLSLSDDTTYLPLLEMTQDILSWMDQRKTTLTKRDFQHHFRCWTGDKASKELQEANISVQNFPILQQCAKKAIRIASEAEPDVSHLTGMASLVLEGLFSSLSYFFSENGIHVHNFELALQRVARKDEGKGGWTNTFSLWCLNPAVVFKSIAESAQSVILTSGTLSPLNTFSSELGVQFGTCLEAPHIIDVDSQVWTAAISTGPGNYPLNASYKTADDYAFQDAVGTSLEEICKVVPGGCLVFFPSYKLLDKLSTRWQETGQWSRLNAQKSVFVEPRGSSQDSFEATLKDYYYYISHGTRKSKGKKIRGRTLGLKNSNAVESTKDIKKEGAAFLAVCRGKVSEGMDFSDDNARAVVIVGIPFPNVYDIKVAQKKKFNDTNEFSKNLLSGNEWYCQQAFRALNQAAGRCIRHRYDYGAIIFLDERFQRETNRAYLSKWLRKSIRLYNNFEESLDGLKSFFRDVKLHTGITTSSQDLVGDSENIMPIDMKMEAKKKNNKVANAKCYQKKAEAKNASIGEKAARLNHPTFSASRYDSPSSGTRTEVVIVPDDDDAPTCCKYIDIECNSEKRSRSSGTRLVESSADDPELTVVKETPGINCRGETTTEVYSRDDCASPRATHLFSAFPHRSSSHPRSVQNCLSSPTLTCSEIATPEQGTASKVDNQEPEAESRWSANSNFGKRRKINCLSSVSRLHEFSNPEKDCRKFKPSLSTPNSPAVSRISSDHNRDEGLRLFCSHCKNPLGLPENDLLVKCSHISTSKTHLISLLKKASEPEALIPSSVDVLVSDAPSVHPRVLTSQESACGQGIWCKEDGCVFNSIFCPFCDQSDNCIGVHVVATDELNTQFQNKILFYRDSLEIKKFEAEMKKVAKSERVSPSHGGSSVVENTSPNVFEKFAYTSPVQASGGWRCPKSRMRLPKKA